The following are encoded in a window of Octopus sinensis unplaced genomic scaffold, ASM634580v1 Contig16232, whole genome shotgun sequence genomic DNA:
- the LOC115230729 gene encoding DNA damage-inducible transcript 4-like protein has product MNKPLELHSMKKEPLVPAKITLTLQDKLVHKAGQILGSGRSKKERTPAIVSSVIESDFERDEYVSHADAHIPGMNSYGEFDDVQDFHQCKNLENRLEQLIYVGRQRYLNCELLVPRGLLFRIAQDVLRMSRSEPCGIRGCIMFISIEQKSCCQKINKLVYDPDCTPTFELYLTLREETKAWAIMKKFLFQSVSVIFGNSTNVLPTFLCSGFQLEKKKLYRPNPNRTDSNNSKSSHDH; this is encoded by the exons ATGAACAAACCCCTCGAGTTACACTCTATGAAGAAAGAACCATTAGTTCCAGCCAAAATTACCTTGACACTCCAAGACAAACTTGTTCATAAAGCTGGTCAGATCCTTGGTAGTGGTCGATCGAAGAAAGAACGAACACCAGCTATTGTTTCTTCTGTGATTGAATCTGATTTTGAACGGGACGAGTACGTCTCGCACGCCG ATGCACACATTCCAGGTATGAATAGCTACGGAGAATTTGATGATGTCCAGGATTTCCATCAATGCAAAAATCTTGAGAATCGACTAGAACAACTCATCTATGTGGGTAGACAGCGTTACCTCAACTGCGAGTTACTAGTACCACGAGGTCTCCTCTTCCGAATTGCACAGGATGTACTGCGCATGTCCCGCAGTGAACCGTGCGGAATTCGAGGCTGTATTATGTTTATCAGCATTGAACAGAAATCCTGCTGCCAGAAGATCAATAAATTAGTCTATGACCCTGACTGCACtccgacctttgaactttacctCACACTTCGAGAAGAAACCAAAGCTTGGGCGAtcatgaagaaatttcttttccAGTCAGTATCAGTGATATTTGGCAACTCCACTAACGTTCTGCCGACATTCTTGTGTTCGGGTTTTCAGTTGGAGAAGAAGAAACTCTATCGACCCAACCCCAATCGAACAGATTCCAATAATTCCAAATCGTCTCATGATCACTAA